In Populus trichocarpa isolate Nisqually-1 chromosome 12, P.trichocarpa_v4.1, whole genome shotgun sequence, a genomic segment contains:
- the LOC7462991 gene encoding B3 domain-containing transcription factor NGA4 — MASFSKILRPTDIYKRLSVPTKYLKSLPSFEGGHAVDFQAVDDKGHVWTFKCSVRKKGRYPKPVLAKGWLPFVASKNLKAGDKVKFYREKNKSAAKRVYKVQVAKEVRIFGVIFGYAPIF, encoded by the coding sequence ATGGCAAGCTTCTCAAAGATACTCAGACCGACGGATATTTACAAGAGACTCTCAGTGCCGACCAAGTATCTCAAGTCTCTCCCATCTTTCGAAGGTGGTCATGCTGTAGATTTTCAAGCAGTTGATGATAAGGGCCATGTTTGGACCTTCAAGTGCTCCGTTCGCAAGAAAGGGCGATACCCTAAACCAGTTCTCGCAAAGGGTTGGCTTCCTTTCGTTGCTAGCAAGAACCTTAAAGCTGGCGACAAGGTCAAGTTTTACAGGGAGAAAAACAAATCCGCTGCAAAACGTGTTTACAAGGTTCAGGTCGCAAAAGAAGTCAGGATATTTGGTGTTATCTTCGGCTATGCTCCGATATTCTAG